Proteins found in one Triticum urartu cultivar G1812 chromosome 4, Tu2.1, whole genome shotgun sequence genomic segment:
- the LOC125551438 gene encoding probable glutathione peroxidase 4, producing MGASESVPETSVHEFTVKDCNGKEVCLDTYKGKVLLIVNVASKCGFTETNYTQLTELYQKYREKDFEILAFPCNQFLRQEPGSDQQIQDFACTRFKAEYPVFQKVRVNGPDAAPLYKFLKANKPGLFGSRIKWNFTKFLVDKNGKVINRYATATTPFSFEKDIQKALEEEPSDSQTKKEEESSDSQK from the exons ATGGGGGCGTCCGAATCTGTGCCGGAGACCTCCGTACACGAATTCACCGTTAAG GATTGCAACGGCAAGGAGGTGTGCCTGGACACGTACAAGGGGAAGGTCCTCCTCATCGTCAACGTCGCCTCCAAATG CGGGTTCACGGAGACTAATTACACGCAGCTGACGGAGCTTTATCAGAAGTACAGGGAGAAAG ACTTTGAGATATTAGCATTCCCCTGCAACCAGTTCTTGCGACAAGAGCCAGGCAGTGACCAGCAGATCCAAGACTTTGCATGCACAAGATTCAAAGCTGAATATCCAGTTTTTCAGAAG GTGCGTGTAAATGGCCCAGATGCTGCGCCGCTTTACAAGTTTCTGAAAGCTAACAAACCTGGTTTGTTTGGTTCAAGAATCAAGTGGAACTTTACCAAGTTTCTTGTTGACAAGAATGGAAAAGTAATCAACAGATACGCAACTGCTACCACACCATTTTCATTCGAg AAAGACATCCAGAAGGCACTTGAGGAGGAACCCTCTGACTCGCAGACAAAAAAAGAGGAGGAATCCTCCGACTCGCAGAAGTAG